The region TCAACCCATGGGGTTCAGTTATTACCAGTTTATTCTTAGACCTAACAATTTTTTTACCTAGCAGTTCCAGTAACTGGCATGAGGTAACAACATCCCCGAGTTCCGGCACGTTGGTTATAACAACATCCTCTTTTGTCAATAAACTAGCTACCAGGCAAGGAAGCACCGCGTTTTTTGACCCGCTAATTCTTACCCGCCCGGATAACTTCTTACCGCCCTGTATCACCAATCTTGCCATAAAAATATTTCCCTATCGCAAACCTTTACGTAATTCCATAATCCTGGGTATGCCATTATAATCATTGTACACACTGTTCACTACAAACTTTACCGACTCAAACACCCGGCGTACCGCTGCTTCCTGCCCATACCCTATCTCAACAAAAATTATACCATTATTCCGCAGTAATTTATCAATACTTTCCGAGAACATACGGTAAAACTTTAACCCATCATCTCCCGCTATCAGCGCAAGTTTAGGTTCCTTCAATACTTCCGGCTGGAGCTCAGCAAACTCACCGGATGCGATATACGGCGGGTTGGATACTATAACCTCAAACATCCTTCCGGAATCAACAATTTTTTCGTAACTATAATTCAACACTTCAACACGTTTACTTAGCCCATGAGCATCAACATTCCGTTGTGCCAACCCCGCAGCTTCTTCACTAACATCAATGGCTGTGATACTAACATCCTCAACACTTTTCGCTACTGCCACAGATATACACCCCGTACCGGTACCTATATCCAAAACATTAACACAAGCACTACCCTGTTTACCTTGTTTTCTTAGATATTCAATAACACGTTCCGCAAGTAATTCAGTTTCCTGCCGCGGGATAAGCGCTGCGGGGGTACATATAATCTCAAACCCCATAAATTCAGTATTACCAATGATATACGCCAAAGGCATATGTTCA is a window of Elusimicrobiota bacterium DNA encoding:
- the prmC gene encoding peptide chain release factor N(5)-glutamine methyltransferase, with the translated sequence MLADLLNKGKEILAASGIEDPEREVELIVRYLAGVAPVKIKLLNGVITEKQYSRCIKAFACRAEHMPLAYIIGNTEFMGFEIICTPAALIPRQETELLAERVIEYLRKQGKQGSACVNVLDIGTGTGCISVAVAKSVEDVSITAIDVSEEAAGLAQRNVDAHGLSKRVEVLNYSYEKIVDSGRMFEVIVSNPPYIASGEFAELQPEVLKEPKLALIAGDDGLKFYRMFSESIDKLLRNNGIIFVEIGYGQEAAVRRVFESVKFVVNSVYNDYNGIPRIMELRKGLR